Within the Gossypium raimondii isolate GPD5lz chromosome 12, ASM2569854v1, whole genome shotgun sequence genome, the region TTGGCCTTTAAATTTTATGGATAAAGACTAAAATGTGCACACTTTTTTTACTTGATTGAATGATGCTTCCATGTGATATGCAGTTGTCAAATTCCATTCTATTTTTCCTctaaaaaacaatgaaaagagaCAGAACGACCGACAGCCATGACTGGGAAAATTTAGGCCCTTTTTGTTACAAGATAAAAACGACAAATCGTGGTGCTCTGGTCCTCATTGAAAGGGAACTACTATTTAAACGTGAAGCAAACCATTGCAGAGTTCATTGATCGTTACTATCcaataagtaaataattttgcctcataattatatatgttctcaTGATGGACAGAATTATTGCCTATTTCCCATTTTccctatttttttctcaattattgAGCTTCAATTATGAGATTGTTCTGTACCAAAATAGTGTTCTAATTTCTCAATCTTCCAATATTTTTGCAGATTTTTTAAAGGACATATCGCTATAGTCAATATCCTATCCCACCCTCAAAACCAGAGACAGTAGGGACAAACAACTGATTGACCACACTTTTGGATCTTCCATACAATACAAAATACAAGAACACCAGGGTAAACCACCAGCCACCATATAAACTCTTAAAGATAAAAGAGCAAATACTTATCTTCCGCTTTGTAATCTTTCATCTCAAGATCAATGCTCCATTAAGTGAATCACTTCTTCCACTTGTATTACTAAACTATAGATTTATCATTAACATTCATATTAACAGAAAAGTTCGAACCTCAGATACTTCGAGAATCTATACATAcacttcaaaacatttaaagCACCACTGAAAACAAGCAAACATCAATGTTTGAGCAAGTCAATCTTGATGGCAGAGACTTTAATATTCAATTGACAGTGTTCTACAGTAGATGATATCTCACCGGTTACAGTAATCAGCTATATCGGATCAGTTATTTCCCATGCATTCACGTTTCCATGTTTGGCCAAAGAAATATATCCTAGTCCCTAGAGGGTTGTACAAAAATGGTGACAACTGCGAATAGTTTCTGGCAAAATCATATAAGACATCCTGTTGAAAAGCGACTTGCAGATAAATCAGACGAACAAACGGTATGTTGATCCATGATCCAAATATGTTAGAAATGCAGATTCAATGGCATCCCGATATCAAGCACGTAATAAGAGAATCCATTCacaatttattaacaaaatgaATAACATCTGGTACGATATCCACGCAAGGAACACAACAAGAATGCACAGGAAGAGCAATACGTGAAATGCGCTCAACCAGGAATAGAAGAAAAACACACAAAGGCATCCATTTACTTGCTAGATCAGGAGAAATTGTTCGGAAATTTTACATTGGTACTACCAGTTCTCTTTGACAATTTTCGACTTCTCAAGAATGAATTTCCCTTCCTTGTACTTCTGAGTTTCCTCATAAGCCCGCTCGTATTTCCAACCCAATACCTCTCGACAATCGCGACAGTAAACATCAGCCACTGTGTGAAGACCAGTCATCAGTTGTCTATCCTCCTTAGGACCCACCATCACGTTCATTGCGTGGGAGAATAAAAAAGCTCGACCGTTTCTCCCCTGAAATTCAGATTGTTAACGAACCTTTTGGAACATATATCTATAGAATGCTTTCAgcaaaacaaatattaattgaaCCTAAAGCAACATATAGTCGCAACATTGAAATGACAGAAAACACAGTTAAGCAAACATTTAAAAGGTAAATGATATCATAAGCATTTATCAATAAATCCAGCAACAATAGCATCAAAATCCCGACCTGAAAAGACTTGGATATAACATCGTCGTGAAGGGCAACTTGGTTTCTGCAATTGCAGCAACTGTACAACCTTGGCC harbors:
- the LOC105765335 gene encoding protein yippee-like At4g27745 encodes the protein MTEIVGPRLYSCCNCRNQVALHDDVISKSFQGRNGRAFLFSHAMNVMVGPKEDRQLMTGLHTVADVYCRDCREVLGWKYERAYEETQKYKEGKFILEKSKIVKENW